From a region of the Polyangium spumosum genome:
- a CDS encoding Mur ligase family protein — MFPPPPRWSRHITTASVTGTNGKTTTTTFLAAALGRLARPVLRVTTLGVFLDDTPLPFSASHDAFLECMRRGFEAGARHAAVEATSEALAFGFAKAWPISVAVFTNLSRDHLDAHGSVEHYLASKAQLFVHLPAGGVAVLNAWDPASALLAEVVASGARTVTYGITSRAPGRPVLRPDLTAEGISVGWEGTRARLVPSPQYRTMPAEIRIRAIGEPFLENALAALAAAIEMGVPPADAVEALSRVPTPPGRFQVLGEGPRAVVDYAHSPDALARTLATARGLTEGRLVVVFGAGGDRDRGKRAAMGEAARGADRVVLTTDNPRSEDPAAIAEEIRIGLGDHPDVRRVLDRAEAIEGAIAEAGPRDVVVLAGRGPETEQVFASGRRPLVDAAVAAEALARRGA, encoded by the coding sequence ATGTTCCCGCCGCCGCCCCGCTGGTCGCGCCACATCACCACCGCGTCGGTGACCGGCACGAACGGCAAGACCACGACCACGACGTTCCTCGCGGCCGCGCTCGGCCGCCTCGCCCGGCCCGTCCTGCGCGTCACCACGCTCGGCGTTTTCCTCGACGATACGCCGCTCCCGTTCTCCGCTTCGCACGACGCCTTCCTCGAATGTATGCGCCGCGGCTTCGAGGCGGGCGCGCGTCACGCCGCCGTGGAGGCCACGAGCGAGGCGCTCGCGTTCGGCTTCGCGAAGGCGTGGCCCATCTCCGTCGCGGTCTTCACGAACCTCTCGCGGGATCACCTCGACGCGCACGGCTCCGTCGAGCATTACCTCGCCAGCAAGGCGCAGCTCTTCGTGCACCTGCCCGCGGGCGGCGTGGCGGTCCTCAATGCCTGGGATCCGGCCTCGGCGCTGCTCGCCGAGGTCGTCGCGAGCGGCGCGCGTACGGTCACGTACGGCATTACGTCCCGCGCGCCGGGCCGGCCCGTCCTCCGGCCCGATCTCACGGCCGAGGGGATCTCCGTCGGCTGGGAAGGGACTCGCGCCCGGCTCGTGCCTTCCCCGCAGTATCGAACAATGCCCGCCGAGATTCGTATTCGCGCGATCGGCGAGCCGTTCCTCGAAAATGCGCTCGCCGCGCTCGCGGCGGCGATCGAGATGGGCGTCCCCCCGGCGGACGCGGTGGAGGCGCTCTCCCGCGTGCCCACGCCTCCGGGGCGGTTCCAGGTCCTCGGCGAGGGGCCCCGGGCCGTCGTCGATTACGCGCACTCGCCCGACGCGCTCGCCCGCACGCTCGCCACGGCGCGTGGGCTCACGGAGGGCCGGCTCGTCGTCGTCTTCGGCGCGGGCGGTGATCGCGACCGGGGCAAACGCGCCGCGATGGGCGAGGCCGCGCGCGGCGCCGACCGCGTCGTGCTCACGACCGATAACCCGAGGAGCGAGGATCCGGCCGCGATCGCCGAGGAGATCCGCATAGGCCTCGGCGATCACCCGGACGTCCGGCGTGTCCTCGACCGCGCGGAGGCGATCGAGGGCGCGATCGCGGAGGCGGGACCGCGCGACGTGGTCGTGCTCGCGGGCCGCGGGCCCGAGACGGAGCAGGTCTTCGCCTCGGGAAGACGCCCGCTCGTGGACGCGGCCGTCGCGGCCGAGGCGCTCGCGCGTCGGGGCGCGTGA
- a CDS encoding MFS transporter encodes MKQKKDRHSPFPRRFDPAMMPPMQQGFVLRLIQRAAFVRPEEMGAVLWSFVYFFLLLSGYYLIRPLRDAMGIAGGEKALPWLFSATFVAMLCAVPLYGALVTRLSRRRLVPFVYRFFAANLLLFFALVMLGVPRPLIGRVFFVWTSVYNLFIVSVLWSFLVDVFTSEQGKRLFGVIAAGGSAGAIAGPLVTAAVSQRLGQTHLFWLLVLSALTLEACVFCARKAELHAGSRRESHARASSDKPVGGSLFAGVRLVASSPYLAGIALVMLLLTTMNTFLYLQKTDLVRRAAQGSAAQTALFAWNDTAVSVLSATLSFFLTGRLMTRLGLAAALAVLPVLSGLGFSALALYPSLAVVAVVEGLRRAAQYAIERPAREVLYTVLPREAKYKAKSFIDTVVFRGGDAASAWAHAGLIALGLSFSSISLVAAPLAGLWLGVALFLARREKVMAGEVTPEAAPASPEALPSAKAPPA; translated from the coding sequence GTGAAGCAAAAAAAGGACCGGCATTCCCCGTTCCCGAGGCGCTTCGATCCGGCGATGATGCCGCCGATGCAGCAAGGGTTCGTCCTGCGCCTGATCCAGCGCGCCGCCTTCGTGCGCCCCGAGGAGATGGGCGCCGTCCTCTGGTCGTTCGTCTACTTCTTCCTGCTCCTCTCCGGATATTATCTCATTCGCCCGCTCCGGGACGCGATGGGCATCGCCGGCGGAGAGAAGGCCCTGCCCTGGCTCTTCTCGGCCACGTTCGTCGCCATGCTCTGCGCGGTCCCGCTCTACGGCGCCCTCGTCACGCGCCTCTCGCGCCGCCGCCTCGTCCCCTTCGTGTACCGGTTCTTCGCGGCGAACCTCCTGCTGTTTTTTGCGCTCGTGATGCTCGGCGTCCCGCGGCCCCTGATCGGGCGCGTCTTTTTCGTCTGGACCAGCGTCTACAACCTCTTCATCGTCTCCGTCCTCTGGAGCTTCCTCGTCGACGTCTTCACGAGCGAGCAGGGCAAGCGCCTCTTCGGCGTCATCGCCGCGGGCGGCAGCGCGGGCGCGATCGCGGGCCCGCTCGTCACCGCGGCCGTGAGCCAGAGGCTCGGACAGACGCACCTCTTCTGGCTCCTCGTCCTCTCGGCCCTGACCCTCGAGGCCTGCGTCTTCTGCGCGCGAAAGGCCGAGCTTCACGCGGGCTCGAGGCGCGAATCGCACGCGCGCGCCTCGTCGGACAAACCCGTCGGTGGCTCGCTCTTCGCCGGGGTTCGCCTCGTCGCGTCGTCGCCTTACCTCGCGGGCATCGCGCTCGTGATGCTCCTTTTGACGACGATGAACACGTTCCTGTATCTCCAGAAGACGGACCTCGTCCGCCGCGCCGCGCAGGGATCGGCCGCGCAGACGGCCCTCTTCGCCTGGAACGATACGGCCGTGAGCGTCCTCTCCGCCACGCTCTCGTTTTTCCTGACAGGTCGATTGATGACCCGGCTCGGCCTCGCCGCGGCGCTCGCCGTGTTGCCCGTCCTCTCCGGCCTCGGGTTCTCGGCGCTCGCTTTGTATCCCTCGCTCGCCGTCGTGGCCGTGGTCGAGGGGCTCCGCCGCGCGGCGCAATACGCGATCGAGCGCCCGGCGCGCGAGGTCCTGTACACGGTGCTCCCCCGCGAGGCGAAATACAAGGCGAAGAGCTTCATCGACACCGTGGTCTTCCGCGGCGGCGACGCCGCGAGCGCGTGGGCGCACGCGGGGCTCATCGCGCTGGGTCTGTCATTCTCGTCCATTTCCCTCGTCGCGGCGCCGCTCGCGGGCCTCTGGCTCGGCGTGGCGCTTTTCCTCGCCCGCCGGGAGAAGGTCATGGCTGGGGAGGTGACGCCGGAGGCAGCCCCAGCGTCTCCAGAAGCGTTACCATCCGCGAAAGCTCCACCGGCTTGA